The genomic interval actcactctgatggagctgctctctctcactctgatggagctgctctcactcactctgatggagctacactctcactctgatggggctgctctcactctgatggagctgctctctcactctgatggggctgctctctcactctgatggagctgctctctctcactctgatggagctgctctctctcactctgatggagctgctctctcactctgatggagctgctctctcactctgatggggctgctctctcactctgatggagctgctctctcactctgatctGCGATCTGATCGGAGCGATTCAGAGgtggaattgttttcctgatctCTTTCACACATCTCATCTCTCACGGCGCAGTTACCGCCGACTCTCAGCAGATGTTAATTTTTTCACTTTGTCAGCTAGATGCTTTATACAATGATACTGATTCATGTAGAACAATTTACCCCCAAATGACTTCATaatagatcatttaaaaaagacactaaCGCACAGAgatgctgtttgctctgcagcgcagtCAGGGGAGCGTGTTCTTTAATTAGACGATCATATTTGACCTTCAGTGAATCAGGTCCTGAGAATTCAGCTGGAAACATCGTGTTCGTTTCGCTGAGTCTGATTTTTATTCTGTTACTTGaaagattaatattttttttttttttttttaaagggttatagattatttgttttgttttgcttcatgTTCCGTTTTTACAgtaaatgatttaaattattaacatttcattgaatgttttgatttgtttggacTTGACAACAGAAGAGGTTCTGACGTGACGCACAATAACACTGACGACCGagtgtgtaaatatgtttatattaACGCATCTCACACTTCTATAACTCCTCTGGTCATTAAACCATCACTGTCTCTGCTCGTCACTGCGCTTCAGAGGgagtctgtaaatatttaaagctgTACAGTATTTATTGATCTGCCTTGTTGCTTTATgttatgtatgtatatatatcgTCAACCACAGTTTTTTCTATGTGGACGCTAAAGGTTATGACATTGAAATGTAAACTGCAACGCAactaaaaatatgaaaatcaatatctactgtgttgtgtgtttatttcaacatttatttcacagttttgttttcaatattgatcctagtttgagcacgtttctgctcgtggagcttattagaaacatgcagaggctttttaggtcgggtacaatcacttctatctgaaccacttctcttgcccgcttccatcgctgcaacacctgttgacctgataactgctctcatatctgacaaaccgaggggcgtccaaaacggccgtgtgggggcgtgtcttaaaagcgcctaccttctctggtccaaacaaatccagagcattcaggagcagaatctaaagttagaaggaggacatactggctgctgcattgttgtcagagaagccagcacttcaacatgtttccttaatgatcagatagtaagataccttcatcatctcactctctacacagctcactgattggacctttaaatgtcattattataccaaaataattaaatataaagtcagggatagagtaagaaatatgagaaaatgtgcgataaaaagataaaatcagttatgaagtatttcatcatTGGtacatattcatatttatgAGATGAAAGACTTTGTATTGGTGGTTTTTAATAACGTGCAGAAATAttgtttctaaaataaatcaaatatattatAAACATGTTACCGGTTCGCCAGGTGGCGCTGTTTCAGCTCTTCTGTTTTTCCGCATTGCTGCAGAAGACGGTGAACATGGCGTCGGCCCTCGGTCGTCTGGCCCGGCTGTCCGCCCTCAAACACGCTCGATTCCCCCCGCTGAGCCCCTCTACCGGGCCGGGAAGGACCGTGACACCGGGCCGGACAGCCGTTACCTCCCCCACCGGAAGTATTCTACCCAAACCCAAGACGGTGAGTGTCGGTCTGACGGCTCGGTCATCTCAGGTCGGTTCAAACCTGAaggaggagtgacgtcataaaaCGCTCTGACAGACTCtgaataatttaataaaagtgTGCACGAGCTGAACtaactgttgtgtgtgtgtgtgtgtgtgtgtgtgtgtgtgtgtgtgtgtgtgtgtgtgtgtgtgtgtgtgtgtgacaccgGGAGCAGACCCCGTTCGGTCTGATCCGGATCGCTCTGGTCGTGGTTCCCTTCCTGTACGTGGGGACTCGGATCAGTAAGAACTTCGCGGCGCTGCTGGAGGAGCACGACATCTTCGTCcccgatgatgatgatgatgatgactgagGGGTCCGAGGACTTCCGGGTTTTCAGGTATCAACATAGGGGGACAGTAGCAGGCATGGCCCCATGAACAGATCTCTCGTCCCCCccccatcatcaccaccaccactgcCTCAGTCAACCCTGAGATGTGACTATAGCCACGCCCCCTTTACACCAACGAGCCAATAAAGATTTGACTCCTTCAACACTTTTAAATACAtgacacgttaaaaaaaagatcaaactttattgagtccatcagaagttactGACAAACTGCTGCCCAGTGACTCAAGTGCACAAAAAACTGTCAACGTTGTTTTTCATGCTTTGGACGGCACAAAGGGGAATAAAGGGCGAGCACGTCAACAGGAAAACTCCTTCACACGGTCTTTAGGATTCATGGAAACGCTCCTGCAGTCCCAACACATAAACTCCGTGTGCACGAGTTAACCTCCGTACATCGTGGTCATGTGCAAAGTCCTCCACATTCtgaactgactgactgaatgttGATTGAGACGTTTAACATTTGTAATGTTGGACTTTATGAACGCAATTAGAAAGTCCAACAaataaatgtctctctctctctctctctctctgtctctctctctctgtctctctctctgtctctctctctctctgtctctttctgtctctctgtctctttctgtctctctctctctgtctctctgtctctctctctctctctgtcactctctctctctgtctctctctctctgtgtctctctgtctctctctctctctctgtctctctttctgtctctctgtctctttctgtctctctctctctgtctctctctctctgtctctctg from Labrus mixtus chromosome 20, fLabMix1.1, whole genome shotgun sequence carries:
- the LOC132954619 gene encoding essential MCU regulator, mitochondrial-like, which produces MASALGRLARLSALKHARFPPLSPSTGPGRTVTPGRTAVTSPTGSILPKPKTTPFGLIRIALVVVPFLYVGTRISKNFAALLEEHDIFVPDDDDDDD